The following proteins come from a genomic window of Mustela lutreola isolate mMusLut2 chromosome 6, mMusLut2.pri, whole genome shotgun sequence:
- the RMND1 gene encoding required for meiotic nuclear division protein 1 homolog isoform X2: MSARLFRALAGSHCILSKIRQCQRLVHRTLRPRKEFETTTCSTVMRSQNLELFFAETAAGGLSKSPVLEISPKISNTSILSPLNAAHCQDEKMHLPTRRSFGTHRKVTHRPNLLGSKWFIKILERHYSSPSTETLVPKQDLPQIKRPLKASRTRQPSRTNLPVLSVNEDLMHCTAFATADEYHLGTLSQDLASHGYVEVNSLPRDAANILVMGVEHSAKEGDPGTIFFFREGAAVFWNVKDKTMKHVMRVLEKHEIQPYEIALVHWENEELNYIKTDEQGKMETDGSANKIERPFSSGSYLASGIREKEFFLLKEGLEAELEENLEETPAVERRDEVRANDYEPTKIQYLPCAGCCSRGQSKLHRGEIRLNSELDIDDAILEKFAFSNALCLSVKLAIWEASLDKFVESIQSIPEALKAGKKVKLSHEEVMQKMGELFALRHRINLSSDFLITPDFYWDRENLEQLYDKTCQFLSITRRVKVMNEKLQHCMELTDLMRNHLTEKRALRLEWMIVILITIELLYVLLLE; this comes from the exons ATGTCAGCCAGACTGTTCAGAGCCCTGGCCGGATCTCactgtattttatcaaaaataCGTCAGTGCCAAAGACTTGTCCATCGAACATTAAGGCCACGGAAAGAATTTGAGACTACAACATGCAGCACCGTGATGAGAAGTCAGAACTTGGAGTTGTTCTTTGCTGAGACAGCAGCTGGTGGTTTGAGTAAGTCCCCGGTCCTGGAAATTAGTCCGAAAATCTCAAATACAAGCATACTCTCTCCATTAAATGCTGCGCATTGCCAGGATGAAAAAATGCACCTTCCAACCAGGAGATCTTTTGGTACTCACAGGAAAGTGACTCACAGACCAAATCTCTTAGGTTCTAAgtggtttataaaaatattagagCGACATTACTCATCTCCATCAACGGAAACACTAGTTCCTAAACAAGACCTTCCGCAAATCAAGAGACCACTAAAAGCATCGAGGACCAGGCAGCCATCCAGGACCAACCTTCCAGTTCTGTCTGTGAATGAG GACCTGATGCACTGCACAGCGTTCGCGACCGCAGATGAATACCATCTCGGGACTCTCTCTCAAGATCTGGCCTCCCATGGATACGTTGAAGTAAACAGTTTGCCTAGAG ATGCAGCAAACATTTTGGTGATGGGTGTGGAACACTCTGCTAAAGAAGGTGATCCTGGAACAATATTCTTCTTCAG agaaggagctgctgtgttctggaatGTGAAAGATAAAACT ATGAAACACGTGATGCGGGTCTTAGAAAAGCATGAAATCCAGCCCTATGAAATCGCTCTGGTGCACTGGGAAAACGAAGAGCTTAACTACATAAAAACAGA CGAGCAGGGGAAGATGGAGACAGACGGCAGTGCAAACAAGATCGAGAGGCCCTTTTCCTCAGGGAGTTACCTGGCTAGTGGAATACgagaaaaagaattctttctatTAAAGGAAGGGTTGGAAGCAGAACTTGAGGAAAATTTGGAAGAGACGCCAGCTGTAGAAAGACGAGATGAGGTCAGAGCTAACGACTACGAGCCAACAAAGATACAGTACTTGCCTTGTGCCGGGTGCTGTTCCAG GGGACAGTCAAAACTTCACAGAGGGGAAATCAGATTAAATTCAGAGCTAGATATAGATGACGCCATTCTAGAGAAATTTGCTTTCTCGAATGCTCTTTGTCTTTCAG tgaaACTGGCTATTTGGGAGGCATCACTGGATAAATTTGTTGAGTCTATTCAGTCAATTCCAGAG GCTTTAAAAGCTGGGAAGAAAGTGAAACTATCTCATGAAGAAGTGATGCAGAAAATGGGTGAACTCTTTGCCCTGAG acaccgTATAAACTTGAGTTCAGACTTCCTGATCACTCCTGATTTCTACTGGGACAGAGAAAACCTGGAACAACTTTATGATAAAACTTGTCAGTTCCTTAGCATTACTCGTAGAGTTAAG
- the RMND1 gene encoding required for meiotic nuclear division protein 1 homolog isoform X1, translating to MSARLFRALAGSHCILSKIRQCQRLVHRTLRPRKEFETTTCSTVMRSQNLELFFAETAAGGLSKSPVLEISPKISNTSILSPLNAAHCQDEKMHLPTRRSFGTHRKVTHRPNLLGSKWFIKILERHYSSPSTETLVPKQDLPQIKRPLKASRTRQPSRTNLPVLSVNEDLMHCTAFATADEYHLGTLSQDLASHGYVEVNSLPRDAANILVMGVEHSAKEGDPGTIFFFREGAAVFWNVKDKTMKHVMRVLEKHEIQPYEIALVHWENEELNYIKTDEQGKMETDGSANKIERPFSSGSYLASGIREKEFFLLKEGLEAELEENLEETPAVERRDEVRANDYEPTKIQYLPCAGCCSRGQSKLHRGEIRLNSELDIDDAILEKFAFSNALCLSVKLAIWEASLDKFVESIQSIPEALKAGKKVKLSHEEVMQKMGELFALRHRINLSSDFLITPDFYWDRENLEQLYDKTCQFLSITRRVKVMNEKLQHCMELTDLMRNHLTEKRALRLEWMIVILITIEVMFELGRVFFLIK from the exons ATGTCAGCCAGACTGTTCAGAGCCCTGGCCGGATCTCactgtattttatcaaaaataCGTCAGTGCCAAAGACTTGTCCATCGAACATTAAGGCCACGGAAAGAATTTGAGACTACAACATGCAGCACCGTGATGAGAAGTCAGAACTTGGAGTTGTTCTTTGCTGAGACAGCAGCTGGTGGTTTGAGTAAGTCCCCGGTCCTGGAAATTAGTCCGAAAATCTCAAATACAAGCATACTCTCTCCATTAAATGCTGCGCATTGCCAGGATGAAAAAATGCACCTTCCAACCAGGAGATCTTTTGGTACTCACAGGAAAGTGACTCACAGACCAAATCTCTTAGGTTCTAAgtggtttataaaaatattagagCGACATTACTCATCTCCATCAACGGAAACACTAGTTCCTAAACAAGACCTTCCGCAAATCAAGAGACCACTAAAAGCATCGAGGACCAGGCAGCCATCCAGGACCAACCTTCCAGTTCTGTCTGTGAATGAG GACCTGATGCACTGCACAGCGTTCGCGACCGCAGATGAATACCATCTCGGGACTCTCTCTCAAGATCTGGCCTCCCATGGATACGTTGAAGTAAACAGTTTGCCTAGAG ATGCAGCAAACATTTTGGTGATGGGTGTGGAACACTCTGCTAAAGAAGGTGATCCTGGAACAATATTCTTCTTCAG agaaggagctgctgtgttctggaatGTGAAAGATAAAACT ATGAAACACGTGATGCGGGTCTTAGAAAAGCATGAAATCCAGCCCTATGAAATCGCTCTGGTGCACTGGGAAAACGAAGAGCTTAACTACATAAAAACAGA CGAGCAGGGGAAGATGGAGACAGACGGCAGTGCAAACAAGATCGAGAGGCCCTTTTCCTCAGGGAGTTACCTGGCTAGTGGAATACgagaaaaagaattctttctatTAAAGGAAGGGTTGGAAGCAGAACTTGAGGAAAATTTGGAAGAGACGCCAGCTGTAGAAAGACGAGATGAGGTCAGAGCTAACGACTACGAGCCAACAAAGATACAGTACTTGCCTTGTGCCGGGTGCTGTTCCAG GGGACAGTCAAAACTTCACAGAGGGGAAATCAGATTAAATTCAGAGCTAGATATAGATGACGCCATTCTAGAGAAATTTGCTTTCTCGAATGCTCTTTGTCTTTCAG tgaaACTGGCTATTTGGGAGGCATCACTGGATAAATTTGTTGAGTCTATTCAGTCAATTCCAGAG GCTTTAAAAGCTGGGAAGAAAGTGAAACTATCTCATGAAGAAGTGATGCAGAAAATGGGTGAACTCTTTGCCCTGAG acaccgTATAAACTTGAGTTCAGACTTCCTGATCACTCCTGATTTCTACTGGGACAGAGAAAACCTGGAACAACTTTATGATAAAACTTGTCAGTTCCTTAGCATTACTCGTAGAGTTAAG